The DNA region ATAAAGGAATTAAAGTGCTGAGTGATATTAACCTGTGGCTCTCTATTTTCCTTGTGGCCTTTATCTTTGTCTTTGGACCCACTCGCTTCTTGTTAGAAACAACGTTCTCAAGCTTTGGTCTGATGCTTGATAATTTCTTCCGTATGAGTACGTGGACAGAGCCTTACGGTGAAATGGGGCCATTCGCACAAACTGGTTTCCCAGAGACATGGACCGTGTTCTACTGGGCGTGGTGGCTTGTGTATGCTCCATTCGTTGGTTTATTCGTTGCTAAGATTTCAAGAGGGAGAACAATTAAGCAAATGGTGCTTGGGACTATTGTCTACGGTTCTACGGGGAGTTTATTGTTCTTCGGGGCGCTTGGAAACTATGGCTTACACCTACAGTTGACAGATCAGTTTGATGTCATCGGTGTGTTAAACAATTCAGAGCCGGCCAAAGCCATAATAGATGTAGTGGCGACGCTTCCTTTATCATTTATCATGGTGCTCATTTTCACCGTATTATCAATTATCTTCTTAGCAACCACGTTTGATTCTAGTTCCTATATCCTTGCTTCTGTTGTTCAGAAATCGGTGGAAGGCGAACCTCTGAAATGGAATAGACTGTTCTGGGCGTTCGCGCTTTGTTTAATGCCTCTTGTCCTTATGTTCCTCGGGGGATTGAAAGTGTTACAAACGGCGAGTATCGTAGGTGGATTCCCGCTCTTATTTATTATGTTGCTGCTCGCCATGTCCTTTATGAAAGCTTCTACAATGGATATTGAGACAGCTGGAGAAGCTGAGCCTAAATCAATCTATGTGGATTACGACAAAGTGAAGGAGAAACGGAAACGAAGAAAGTGGCGTAAGAAAAAGAAAAAGGGACCAGACGAGACACATGTTGATAACGAGAAAGACGACTAACATGGTTTGTTGAAATCGTTAAGAGGGAAAGAATGTGTTGAAAGGCATATACCCCTACAATTTGATGC from Pontibacillus halophilus JSM 076056 = DSM 19796 includes:
- a CDS encoding BCCT family transporter gives rise to the protein MNFKIIDWPTFIGALILLLGVTIPLVLFPESGARVVDLANAFMTSNFGVLYLIMGLAVLFFLIYVAFSENGKIKLGDEHEQPEFNNFSWAGMIFCAGIGSSILYWATIEWAYYYQAPPFGIEPGTQAAIQWSSTYGLFHWGPIAWAIYSLPALPMAYFYYVRKTPILKISEATRPVIGKYADTGVGNLIDILFMFGLIGGAATTLALGTPMIAYGFSNLFGFEVTLLLKTVVLLFTTVIFAVSAFAGLNKGIKVLSDINLWLSIFLVAFIFVFGPTRFLLETTFSSFGLMLDNFFRMSTWTEPYGEMGPFAQTGFPETWTVFYWAWWLVYAPFVGLFVAKISRGRTIKQMVLGTIVYGSTGSLLFFGALGNYGLHLQLTDQFDVIGVLNNSEPAKAIIDVVATLPLSFIMVLIFTVLSIIFLATTFDSSSYILASVVQKSVEGEPLKWNRLFWAFALCLMPLVLMFLGGLKVLQTASIVGGFPLLFIMLLLAMSFMKASTMDIETAGEAEPKSIYVDYDKVKEKRKRRKWRKKKKKGPDETHVDNEKDD